One genomic window of Diospyros lotus cultivar Yz01 chromosome 8, ASM1463336v1, whole genome shotgun sequence includes the following:
- the LOC127808015 gene encoding uncharacterized protein LOC127808015, with product MSKMRSDRKPPLARSPARLRPRRGLRSSANIPQSPPGSLTKSQVPVRPPDVDELELRPEYRTISCELRALAKKVQDEFGNAGSTNAGFANNAGAISSPLFERGRFYEAYSARRNERLKRKKGETGDERKSAAYDLGVKVESAKRRDSKRLEALKRSVASTPATADRAEKPRYLLRSMTKENKKPPLPSMSCGQKTAASRVPKS from the exons ATGTCCAAGATGAGATCCGATCGGAAGCCTCCGCTGGCCAGGTCTCCTGCCCGTCTTCGTCCTCGTCGCGGACTTCGTTCCTCTGCAAACATTCCCCAATCTCCGCCTG GTTCTTTGACGAAAAGCCAAGTGCCAGTTCGGCCTCCGGACGTCGACGAATTGGAGCTTCGCCCCGAGTATCGCACCATATCCTGCGAGCTCCGAGCCCTGGCGAAGAAGGTTCAAGACGAATTCGGAAACGCAGGTTCGACCAACGCCGGCTTCGCGAACAATGCCGGCGCGATTTCGAGTCCTCTGTTCGAGAGAGGTCGATTCTACGAGGCGTACAGTGCCAGAAGAAACGAGAGGCTGAAGAGGAAAAAGGGCGAAACCGGCGACGAGAGAAAGAGCGCGGCGTATGATCTGGGCGTCAAGGTGGAGTCGGCGAAGCGAAGGGACTCCAAGAGGCTCGAGGCGTTGAAAAGATCGGTGGCTTCTACGCCGGCGACGGCCGACCGGGCAGAGAAGCCGAGGTATTTGCTGAGGAGCATGACCAAGGAGAACAAGAAACCGCCTTTGCCTTCTATGAGTTGCGGCCAGAAAACGGCGGCCTCTAGGGTTCCGAAAAGCTGA
- the LOC127808011 gene encoding stemmadenine O-acetyltransferase-like, protein MEVSIVSTERIKPSSSTPDHLRTFKLCLLDQLIPAPYAPLVLVYLNEDGATHLQILDRVEALKKSLSETLTRFYPLAGQIKDDLTIDCDDGGACFVETKVNCFLGEFLNRPDLQLIHRFLPCEAGFTGPSAGTPVASIQVNVFKCGGIAIGLCISHKIFDGASLSTFMKAWAAAASGAKQIPYPDFAGASLFPANDTWLRDSSMTMWSSLFKTGRCKTRRFVFDASAIATLKAKAATSSVHSPTRVEAVSAFLWKSAMEARLGYRRPSLLSHVVNLRPRTAPNLPENSIGNLIWIASAECTAEYDQLGLRGLVGKVKRGISEINSELAKKLMRVSGNERFSAISKSLKRVQELGSKSKEVDYYGFTSWCNLGFYEADIGWGRPVWVSGIGSCASVFMNLIVLMDTRSGNGIEAWVTLDEEEMAILESDLELLTFASLDPSPLRLCKLI, encoded by the exons ATGGAAGTCAGCATTGTTTCGACAGAGAGGATCAAGCCATCTTCTTCAACACCCGATCATCTCAGAACCTTCAAACTATGTCTCCTGGATCAACTCATTCCTGCTCCTTATGCCCCGCTTGTCTTGGTCTATCTCAACGAAGATGGCGCCACCCATCTTCAAATCCTGGACAGAGTAGAAGCTCTGAAGAAATCGCTGTCGGAGACCTTAACTCGCTTCTACCCACTCGCCGGACAGATCAAAGACGACCTGACAATCGACTGCGATGATGGAGGAGCTTGTTTCGTGGAGACTAAGGTTAATTGTTTCCTCGGTGAGTTTCTAAACCGGCCAGACCTCCAACTGATTCATCGGTTTCTCCCTTGTGAAGCCGGTTTCACTGGCCCATCGGCCGGAACTCCGGTGGCTTCCATTCAAGTCAACGTCTTCAAATGCGGCGGCATCGCTATTGGGTTGTGCATTTCGCATAAAATCTTTGACGGAGCTTCTCTGAGCACGTTCATGAAAGCGTGGGCCGCCGCTGCTTCCGGGGCTAAGCAAATCCCGTATCCCGACTTCGCCGGAGCTTCTCTCTTTCCGGCGAACGACACGTGGCTTAGAGATTCTTCCATGACGATGTGGAGTTCTTTGTTCAAGACGGGAAGATGCAAAACGAGGAGATTCGTGTTCGATGCTTCGGCCATAGCCACGCTCAAGGCAAAAGCGGCAACCTCCTCTGTTCACAGCCCTACGAGAGTCGAAGCAGTCTCGGCTTTCCTATGGAAATCCGCCATGGAAGCAAGATTGGGCTACAGAAGGCCTTCCCTGCTGAGCCACGTGGTGAATCTGCGACCGAGAACAGCTCCAAACTTGCCGGAAAACTCCATCGGAAACCTCATATGGATAGCCAGCGCAGAGTGCACGGCCGAGTATGATCAACTCGGGCTGCGAGGTTTGGTGGGAAAg GTAAAAAGAGGAATCTCGGAGATCAACAGTGAGTTGGCGAAGAAGCTGATGAGAGTGAGCGGCAATGAGAGGTTTAGTGCGATAAGCAAGAGCCTGAAACGGGTCCAAGAATTGGGGTCCAAGTCAAAGGAAGTGGATTACTATGGGTTCACGAGCTGGTGCAACCTGGGATTCTATGAAGCTGATATTGGGTGGGGAAGGCCAGTGTGGGTGAGTGGCATTGGGTCTTGTGCTTCAGTGTTCATGAACCTCATCGTTTTGATGGATACCAGAAGTGGGAATGGGATAGAAGCTTGGGTGACCTTGGATGAAGAAGAGATGGCCATTCTAGAATCTGATTTGGAGCTTCTAACATTTGCTTCATTGGATCCAAGTCCTCTCAGActttgtaaattaatttga